In Aegilops tauschii subsp. strangulata cultivar AL8/78 chromosome 3, Aet v6.0, whole genome shotgun sequence, one genomic interval encodes:
- the LOC109777301 gene encoding WAT1-related protein At5g64700-like — MAAAEGSKEETSRRKAERVALPAGMILVQVLTVVTMLLSKAALNGGMQPLVLLVYGNLVAAATVAPLAVVFERLTDGQHERIGIHMPVFIAAREILKKVNMVVLGWIFINATFGVLLATGLYYCALRTTSAAYTVNFFNLIPVVTFLIAVVLQAERISLGTWPGRMKLVGTAVGVAGTMVVSLCKGPHLPLPHLRLSNAHAHASAPAPASVIQGGHDMAVGTLFMCGSCVSYALWFVVQARVAKVFPSRYWSTALTCAAGSLQSAAAAAAATVLAPREGWAAEWRMGWDLRLVTVVYSGVFNTGVTFVLVSWAVARRGPVYPPMFNSLSLIATTAVDAGMLGTDLYLGGVLGAGLVVMGLYAFLWGKGKELAAAKAGNGEQKLQCVHADDGIA; from the exons ATGGCAGCGGCAGAGGGCAGCAAGGAGGAGACGAGCAGGAGGAAGGCAGAGCGGGTGGCGCTGCCGGCGGGCATGATACTGGTGCAGGTGTTGACGGTGGTGACCATGCTATTGTCCAAGGCGGCGCTCAACGGCGGCATGCAACCCCTGGTCCTCCTCGTCTACGGCAACCTCGTCGCTGCTGCCACCGTTGCCCCCCTTGCCGTCGTTTTTGAGAG GTTGACTGACGGACAGCATGAACGCATAGGTATACACATGCCCGTATTTATAGCCGCCAG GGAAATATTGAAGAAAGTGAACATGGTTGTTTTGGGCTGGATCTTCATCAACGCTACTTTCGG AGTTTTGCTGGCGACGGGGCTGTACTACTGCGCCCTACGGACCACCAGCGCCGCCTATACCGTCAACTTCTTCAACCTCATTCCCGTTGTCACCTTCCTCATCGCCGTCGTGCTCCAGGCCGAGCGCATCTCCCTCGGCACCTGGCCCGGCAGGATGAAGCTGGTCGGCACGGCCGTTGGTGTCGCCGGCACCATGGTGGTCAGCCTATGCAAGGGCCCTCATCTCCCGCTGCCGCACCTCCGGCTGTCCAATGCCCACGCCCACGCCAGCGCACCGGCACCGGCGTCGGTGATCCAAGGTGGCCACGACATGGCCGTCGGCACGCTGTTCATGTGTGGGAGCTGCGTGAGCTATGCACTATGGTTCGTGGTGCAGGCTAGGGTTGCCAAGGTGTTCCCGTCCCGATACTGGTCCACTGCGCTCACGTGCGCGGCGGGCAGTCTGCAGTCAGCCGCGGCTGCCGCGGCGGCGACCGTCCTAGCACCCCGCGAGGGCTGGGCGGCGGAGTGGAGGATGGGGTGGGACCTGCGCCTGGTCACAGTGGTGTACTCCGGGGTCTTCAACACCGGCGTCACGTTCGTGCTCGTGTCGTGGGCGGTGGCGCGCCGCGGGCCCGTGTACCCTCCCA TGTTCAACTCCCTGTCGCTCATTGCCACGACTGCGGTTGACGCCGGCATGCTCGGCACCGACCTCTACCTCGGCGGTGTTCTCGGGGCGGGCCTTGTCGTCATGGGGCTCTACGCGTTCCTCTGGGGCAAAGGCAAGGAGCTCGCTGCCGCCAAGGCGGGCAACGGCGAGCAGAAGCTGCAGTGTGTACACGCCGATGATGGCATTGCCTAG
- the LOC109777300 gene encoding uncharacterized protein: protein MKREGVCTRSQTKRQKVWTAWRGNSHPDNPFEEEFGSLSDSGQGVWTELSEEVASNLAGTVVSLASFADGNAVFFACTGIIIVNKPTFTSFLTSLSLVRSIDDDTKILHDMTIEVRLPDNKLELGWLESYDLKYNVAVINIGHYRSLQVTCLDHQRQFESHSKVVAVGRCFNSGKLMATAGMLTDNPQGAYREELAISTCEITMTGVGGPLVDFNGDFIGMNFYAEKETPFLPRIKILELLSQFRETIQWMAPNKKGPGSKIERFPRPCKPDSEVSSRKGEKLKDQKPSICTLCDPECQPGLMDRLLLERKSLCSGRPSYPCFGVPTKKELRSNGYPLPVWQNAGMRLLNNFEEKFSEDIWSKLERNVASNMSQSVVALASFSGKTRCFACTGVFIDCNGSTTRVLTSASLVRTSDNENKVADNLKIVVCLPDNRHTRGTLQHYSLHYNIAVVHIKNFCCTQTAQIDNQMLIKPQKEVVAIGRVYQSGKLMATSGIVTDKPSKLGCKELKISTCKITKAGIGGPLIDFDGNFIGMNFYGLEETPYIPVNIILKVLKNFDAPGTVARDDDDSPNRWPVPKPFWCYPKWHELEEGIDVEEEIIYLRQWQQF, encoded by the exons GAAATTCGCATCCGGACAATCCTTTTGAAGAGGAATTTGGCAGCTTAAGTGATTCTGGCCAAGGTGTCTGGACGGAACTCAGTGAAGAAGTCGCCTCAAACTTAGCGGGCACTGTTGTATCGCTTGCTTCATTTGCTGATG GAAACGCCGTGTTTTTTGCATGCACCGGCATAATTATCGTAAACAAGCCTACTTTTACAAGTTTTCTGACTTCATTAAGTTTGGTTAGATCTATTGATGATGACACCAAGATCCTTCATGATATGACG ATTGAAGTGCGCCTTCCGGATAATAAACTTGAACTGGGATGGTTGGAATCCTACGATTTGAAATACAATGTTGCGGTTATCAACATCGGTCACTACCGTTCTCTTCAAGTAACATGTCTAGATCATCAGCGGCAATTTGAGTCTCACAGTAAAGTAGTTGCCGTAGGGCGTTGCTTCAACTCAGGAAAACTAATGGCCACAGCTGGGATGTTGACCGACAATCCACAAGGAGCTTACCGGGAGGAGCTTGCCATCTCCACATGTGAAATTACTATG ACTGGAGTGGGAGGGCCCCTTGTTGATTTTAATGGGGACTTCATTGGGATGAACTTTTATGCTGAGAAAGAGACTCCATTCCTACCAAGGATTAAAATTCTTGAACTCCTGTCACAGTTCAGGGAAACAATTCAGTGGAT GGCTCCAAATAAGAAAGGACCTGGTAGTAAAATTGAAAGATTTCCTAGACCTTGTAAGCCTGATTCAGAAG TCAGCTCAAGGAAGGGAGAGAAACTTAAGGATCAGAAACCTTCCATATGTACTCTCTGTGATCCAGAATGTCAACCAG GACTCATGGATAGATTATTATTAGAGCGGAAGTCTTTATGTTCTGGGCGGCCGAGTTATCCTTGTTTTG GCGTTCCTACAAAAAAGGAGCTGAGGTCCAATGGTTATCCCCTCCCAGTTTGGCAGAATG CGGGCATGCGTTTGCTTAACAATTTTGAAGAGAAATTTAGTGAAGATATCTGGAGTAAACTCGAAAGAAACGTTGCTTCAAATATGTCTCAAAGTGTTGTTGCATTGGCTTCATTCAGTG GAAAAACAAGGTGTTTTGCTTGCACTGGCGTATTCATAGACTGCAATGGGTCCACCACAAGAGTTCTGACCTCGGCAAGTTTGGTTAGAACTTCTGACAATGAAAACAAGGTTGCTGATAACCTTAAG ATTGTAGTGTGCCTTCCAGATAATCGTCATACCAGAGGGACATTGCAACATTACAGTCTACATTATAACATTGCCGTAGTCCACATCAAGAATTTCTGCTGTACTCAGACAGCACAAATCGATAACCAGATGCTAATTAAACCTCAGAAGGAGGTAGTAGCTATAGGGCGCGTCTACCAATCAGGCAAATTAATGGCCACAAGTGGGATCGTGACTGACAAACCAAGTAAGCTTGGTTGCAAAGAGCTTAAGATTTCCACCTGTAAAATCACCAAG GCTGGGATTGGAGGACCTCTTATTGATTTTGATGGAAATTTTATTGGCATGAACTTCTATGGCTTGGAAGAGACTCCATACATACCAGTGAATATAATTCTAAAAGTCTTGAAGAATTTTGATGCACCAGG GACTGTTGCTAGAGACGATGATGATAGCCCAAACAG ATGGCCCGTGCCTAAGCCATTTTGGTGCTATCCCAAATGGCACGAGCTTGAGGAAGGAATAgatgtggaagaagaaattatATATCTGCGGCAGTGGCAACAATTCTAA